From one Shewanella sp. GD04112 genomic stretch:
- a CDS encoding NAD(P)H-hydrate dehydratase: protein MAQDLSSLPTALYTQQQVRAAELLAASEGETTLYQLVERAGRAAFECFTQQRERHPQLEGMPLLVLAGSGNNGADALVCARLALEAGHQVKVYLLKTQGTAEFEHALSAYLNQGGVIDSPNIEAIQQAPVIIDGLLGTGVKGAVREDIAALIHAVNQSEAWVLSLDLPSGIVADTGVALYVAVMADVTLCFGGLKQGLLTSKARHHCGHLTFADLGLTPFFDAENATRVGGEMLKSHFAARARDSHKGQSGKVTLIGGDFGMAGAIRLASEACLRAGAGLVTVISRPEHQLTVNVSRPELMFWGCELVDMEVYLRLGWAQVVVLGPGLGKHDWGYNLFKAAGLSDKPCVLDADALNLLSQEPRRQTNWVLTPHPGEAARLLGCSVADIEQDRFAAVRALQQKYGGVVLLKGAGTVIFDGKQMVVAPVGNPGLASGGCGDVLSGIIGALMAQGMDNMQATVVGVVVHGCAADLAAVQGERGMLASDLMPFIRQLVNSDLL, encoded by the coding sequence ATGGCACAAGATTTATCGAGTTTACCCACAGCGCTTTATACGCAGCAGCAGGTGAGAGCCGCCGAACTGCTCGCTGCTTCAGAAGGGGAAACCACTTTATATCAATTAGTTGAACGTGCTGGGCGGGCGGCATTTGAGTGTTTTACTCAACAGCGTGAACGGCATCCTCAGCTTGAAGGAATGCCTTTACTGGTATTAGCGGGTAGCGGCAATAATGGCGCCGATGCGCTTGTTTGCGCGCGCCTAGCCTTAGAAGCAGGACATCAGGTCAAGGTTTATTTGCTCAAGACACAAGGCACTGCAGAGTTCGAGCATGCACTTTCTGCCTATCTTAACCAGGGCGGTGTTATCGATTCCCCCAATATCGAAGCGATACAGCAGGCGCCAGTCATTATCGATGGGCTACTGGGCACGGGAGTGAAGGGCGCCGTGCGTGAGGATATTGCTGCACTGATCCATGCCGTCAATCAGAGTGAGGCTTGGGTGCTGAGTTTAGATCTGCCTTCGGGGATCGTTGCCGATACTGGCGTTGCCCTTTACGTCGCCGTGATGGCGGATGTCACTCTGTGCTTTGGAGGGTTAAAGCAGGGGCTTTTGACCAGTAAGGCGAGACACCACTGTGGCCATTTGACCTTTGCCGATCTGGGATTAACGCCTTTTTTCGATGCTGAGAATGCAACGCGAGTCGGCGGTGAAATGTTAAAAAGCCATTTTGCCGCAAGAGCACGGGACAGCCACAAGGGGCAATCGGGTAAGGTAACGCTGATCGGTGGTGACTTTGGTATGGCGGGAGCCATTCGCCTCGCTAGTGAAGCCTGTTTACGTGCGGGCGCCGGATTGGTGACTGTGATCAGTAGGCCTGAACATCAATTAACAGTGAATGTCTCGCGCCCCGAATTGATGTTTTGGGGCTGTGAACTGGTTGATATGGAAGTCTATCTGCGCCTAGGTTGGGCACAGGTGGTGGTACTTGGCCCCGGTTTAGGAAAACACGATTGGGGTTATAACTTGTTTAAAGCCGCGGGCTTAAGCGATAAACCCTGTGTGCTCGATGCCGATGCTCTAAATCTATTGAGTCAAGAACCGCGCAGGCAAACTAACTGGGTACTCACGCCCCATCCTGGGGAAGCTGCACGGCTCTTAGGATGCAGTGTCGCCGATATTGAGCAGGATAGATTCGCTGCCGTGCGTGCCCTGCAGCAAAAATATGGTGGCGTGGTGCTGCTAAAAGGTGCGGGTACTGTCATTTTTGATGGAAAACAGATGGTCGTGGCACCTGTTGGAAATCCGGGGCTTGCGAGTGGTGGGTGCGGCGATGTGTTATCTGGTATTATAGGCGCACTTATGGCTCAAGGAATGGATAACATGCAGGCGACCGTTGTTGGGGTTGTCGTTCATGGCTGCGCGGCGGATCTGGCTGCAGTGCAGGGTGAGCGGGGCATGTTAGCCAGCGATTTGATGCCTTTTATTCGCCAATTAGTAAATAGTGATTTACTCTAG
- the tsaE gene encoding tRNA (adenosine(37)-N6)-threonylcarbamoyltransferase complex ATPase subunit type 1 TsaE: protein MTELTFQLNNEDETIAVGQKLARHIQAPLTLYLTGDLGAGKTTLSRGLIQGLGHKGAVKSPTYTLVEPYELDGVEVYHFDLYRLNDPEELEFMGIRDYFTDSSLCIVEWPDKGHGLLPDADIHLHLNYVNQGREIQIRALTESGKKLLAAIK, encoded by the coding sequence ATGACAGAGTTAACCTTTCAATTAAATAACGAAGACGAGACTATTGCGGTTGGGCAAAAATTGGCCCGCCATATTCAAGCGCCTTTGACTCTGTATTTGACGGGGGATTTAGGGGCGGGTAAAACCACTCTGAGCCGCGGGTTAATCCAAGGATTGGGGCATAAAGGAGCGGTAAAGAGCCCGACCTACACTTTAGTTGAACCTTATGAGCTAGACGGTGTCGAAGTTTATCATTTTGATTTGTATCGTTTAAACGATCCAGAAGAACTCGAGTTCATGGGGATCCGTGATTACTTTACCGATAGCAGCCTGTGCATTGTGGAATGGCCCGACAAAGGTCATGGACTCTTGCCCGATGCCGATATTCACCTGCATTTAAATTATGTTAACCAAGGACGTGAAATCCAAATTCGAGCCTTAACAGAATCAGGTAAAAAGCTATTAGCCGCAATAAAATAA
- a CDS encoding DMT family transporter, with protein MSQTSKPSGLIELHLAVLMFGGTALFSKLIPLSALDITFLRCVVAALVLALLIKFRGKYLSLASKQDYLVAIGLGVIVSLHWVTYFAAMQLSSVAIGMIAFFTYPVMTVIAEPLLTGNKIKLMDIISGVLVLIGVVLLIPEANLGNDTTLGIAVGIVSAMLFTARNLLQKRYFSQYSGPHAMFYQTLVAAVFLMPWHQTELQTISLETWGLIVLLGVVFTAAPHALFTSALRQLSAKTVGLVSCLQPFYGAMLALVILGEALNLNTLIGGTIIVATAIFETHQSHQSQRRKKNV; from the coding sequence TTGAGCCAGACCAGTAAACCTTCGGGATTAATCGAATTACATTTAGCTGTGCTGATGTTTGGCGGCACAGCTTTGTTTTCAAAATTAATCCCCTTAAGCGCACTCGATATCACCTTCTTACGGTGTGTGGTTGCGGCCTTGGTCTTGGCATTACTCATCAAATTCCGTGGTAAATACTTAAGCCTTGCCAGCAAACAGGATTATCTGGTTGCTATCGGCTTAGGTGTGATAGTCAGCTTACACTGGGTCACCTACTTTGCCGCGATGCAACTCTCATCGGTCGCTATCGGCATGATTGCCTTCTTCACCTATCCAGTAATGACAGTTATTGCCGAGCCGTTATTAACTGGCAATAAAATCAAGCTGATGGATATTATCAGCGGTGTTTTAGTGCTGATAGGCGTAGTGCTATTGATACCCGAAGCCAATCTTGGCAACGATACAACCTTAGGGATTGCGGTCGGGATTGTATCGGCGATGTTATTTACCGCCCGTAACTTACTGCAAAAACGCTATTTTTCCCAATATAGCGGCCCCCATGCCATGTTTTATCAGACCTTAGTGGCGGCGGTGTTTCTTATGCCTTGGCATCAAACCGAGTTACAGACTATCTCCCTCGAGACTTGGGGCTTGATTGTGCTGCTCGGAGTGGTATTTACCGCGGCGCCCCATGCACTCTTTACCTCGGCATTACGCCAATTAAGCGCTAAAACCGTCGGGTTAGTCTCCTGCCTACAACCCTTCTACGGGGCCATGTTGGCATTAGTGATCTTAGGCGAAGCACTGAATCTCAATACCCTGATAGGTGGAACCATCATAGTTGCCACCGCCATCTTCGAAACCCATCAATCCCACCAGTCACAACGGCGAAAAAAGAACGTCTGA
- the asd gene encoding archaetidylserine decarboxylase (Phosphatidylserine decarboxylase is synthesized as a single chain precursor. Generation of the pyruvoyl active site from a Ser is coupled to cleavage of a Gly-Ser bond between the larger (beta) and smaller (alpha chains). It is an integral membrane protein.) — MDKVKIALQYMLPKHLLSRLVGKLAASEAGALTTTAIKWFIKQYKIDMSEAAQSEPEAYKSFNDFFTRALKPGIRPINTAANIMVHPVDGAVSQLGPIKDGRIFQAKGHHYSSLTLLGDQAEDAKRFEGGDFATIYLAPKDYHRIHMPIKGTLSKMTYVPGELFSVNPLTARHVPGLFARNERVVAIFETELGPLAMVLVGATIVASIETVWAGTITPPTGKQVFTWEYPTVGPDAITLDKGEEMGRFKLGSTVVMLFAKDAIDTFAEGVEPEAVTRMGQAFANLKNQASAD, encoded by the coding sequence TTGGATAAAGTTAAAATTGCGCTGCAGTACATGCTGCCAAAGCACCTGTTATCTCGCTTAGTCGGTAAACTTGCCGCTTCCGAAGCTGGCGCATTAACGACTACCGCGATTAAATGGTTTATCAAGCAATATAAAATCGATATGAGCGAAGCGGCTCAGAGCGAACCCGAAGCCTATAAAAGCTTCAACGACTTTTTTACCCGCGCACTAAAGCCTGGTATTCGCCCAATTAATACTGCGGCCAATATCATGGTGCATCCCGTTGATGGCGCCGTCAGCCAACTCGGCCCCATCAAGGATGGCCGTATTTTCCAAGCTAAAGGCCATCACTATTCTTCACTCACTTTGCTTGGCGACCAAGCCGAAGATGCCAAACGCTTCGAAGGCGGGGATTTTGCGACAATTTATCTGGCTCCCAAGGATTATCACCGCATCCACATGCCGATAAAGGGCACACTGTCGAAGATGACCTATGTACCGGGCGAGTTGTTTTCCGTTAACCCCTTAACGGCGCGCCATGTACCAGGCCTGTTTGCTCGCAACGAACGTGTTGTGGCAATTTTTGAAACCGAGCTTGGCCCGCTAGCTATGGTATTAGTAGGTGCGACCATTGTGGCCAGTATCGAAACCGTGTGGGCAGGCACTATTACACCGCCAACGGGTAAGCAAGTGTTCACATGGGAATACCCAACAGTAGGTCCAGACGCCATTACCTTAGATAAAGGCGAAGAAATGGGCCGCTTCAAGCTTGGCAGTACCGTCGTCATGCTGTTTGCTAAAGATGCTATCGACACCTTCGCCGAAGGCGTTGAGCCCGAAGCAGTAACGCGTATGGGTCAAGCCTTTGCTAATCTCAAAAATCAGGCGTCAGCCGACTAA
- the orn gene encoding oligoribonuclease, translating to MAADANNLIWIDLEMTGLEPDVDRVIEIATLVTDQELNIIGQGPVIAIHQSDDVLAAMDDWNQKHHGESGLIDRVRASQVNEAQAVAQTIAFLEQYVPKGASPMCGNSVGQDRRFLNRYMRELEDYFHYRNLDVSTVKELVKRWSPETMAGFKKQNTHQALQDIQESIAELQYYRSKVFKI from the coding sequence ATGGCGGCGGACGCGAATAATCTCATTTGGATCGATCTCGAAATGACAGGGTTAGAACCCGATGTCGATAGAGTCATTGAAATTGCTACCTTAGTAACAGACCAAGAACTCAATATTATCGGTCAGGGGCCTGTAATTGCTATTCATCAATCGGATGATGTGCTGGCGGCCATGGATGATTGGAACCAAAAACACCACGGTGAATCGGGTCTGATCGATAGAGTGCGTGCCAGCCAAGTGAACGAAGCACAGGCCGTTGCGCAAACCATCGCATTTTTAGAGCAATATGTACCTAAGGGCGCCTCACCTATGTGTGGTAACAGCGTGGGCCAGGACCGTCGTTTCTTAAATCGTTATATGCGCGAACTGGAGGACTACTTCCATTATCGCAATCTCGACGTTAGCACGGTAAAAGAGTTAGTGAAGCGTTGGAGCCCTGAAACCATGGCGGGTTTCAAAAAGCAAAATACCCACCAAGCGCTGCAAGATATCCAAGAGTCGATCGCGGAATTACAGTATTACCGCAGCAAAGTATTTAAAATTTGA
- the rsgA gene encoding small ribosomal subunit biogenesis GTPase RsgA, with amino-acid sequence MSKKKPLSQGQLRRMRANHEKRLNRDNGDKNAPELQDSSLGPEQSGTVISRFGQHADIETEDGQIVRCNIRRTIKSLVTGDKVIVRLAIETQANSGIAGIVEAVHPRRSSLSRPDLYDGVKIIASNIDQILIVSSVLPSFTTQIIDRYLVAAEDTDIPPIIILNKIDLLTPEEAPTIEAALKRYEDIGYPVYKVSSKLGEGLDTIKALLKDKVSVFAGQSGVGKSSLVNALLPEAELLVGDVSDNSGLGQHTTTTAKLLHLPSGGDLIDSPGVREFALWHLPAQRVGWCFIEFRDFLGGCKFRDCKHGDDPGCALKAAVDAGKISEDRFNNYHRIIASLDEQRHARHFRAQSDE; translated from the coding sequence GTGAGTAAAAAGAAACCCCTAAGCCAAGGCCAATTACGCCGTATGCGCGCCAATCACGAGAAACGTCTCAATCGTGACAATGGTGATAAAAATGCGCCTGAGTTACAGGATAGCTCACTCGGCCCAGAACAGAGCGGAACCGTGATCTCCCGCTTTGGCCAACATGCCGATATTGAAACCGAAGATGGCCAAATCGTGCGCTGCAATATTCGCCGCACCATTAAAAGCTTAGTCACCGGCGATAAAGTGATTGTACGCCTCGCCATTGAAACCCAAGCCAACAGTGGCATTGCCGGAATTGTAGAAGCGGTACACCCAAGACGCTCTTCCCTCTCGCGTCCCGACTTATACGATGGCGTGAAAATTATCGCCTCGAATATCGACCAAATTTTGATTGTGTCGTCCGTGCTGCCTAGCTTTACCACCCAGATTATCGACCGCTACTTAGTGGCAGCCGAAGACACGGATATTCCGCCGATCATCATTTTGAATAAAATTGATCTGCTAACGCCAGAAGAAGCCCCCACCATCGAAGCCGCCTTAAAACGTTACGAAGATATCGGTTATCCCGTATATAAGGTCAGCAGTAAATTAGGCGAGGGGTTAGATACCATTAAAGCCCTGCTGAAAGATAAGGTGAGCGTATTTGCAGGCCAGTCCGGTGTAGGTAAATCTTCACTGGTCAATGCCTTACTGCCCGAAGCCGAGTTATTGGTGGGCGATGTCTCCGACAACTCTGGGCTGGGACAACACACGACCACCACGGCTAAGTTGCTGCATTTACCCAGCGGTGGTGATTTAATTGATTCCCCCGGTGTGCGCGAATTTGCCCTCTGGCACTTACCCGCCCAACGTGTCGGTTGGTGTTTTATCGAATTTAGAGACTTTTTAGGTGGCTGCAAATTCCGCGATTGTAAGCATGGCGATGACCCAGGCTGCGCCTTAAAAGCCGCTGTCGATGCGGGTAAAATTAGCGAAGATCGCTTTAATAACTACCATCGTATTATCGCAAGCCTTGATGAGCAGCGCCACGCACGGCATTTCCGCGCCCAAAGCGATGAATAA
- a CDS encoding glycerophosphodiester phosphodiesterase, protein MLIFAHRGASGYVAENTLAAMAKAIELGATAIELDVHNVEGELVVFHDRRLDSKSSGQGIIHLVNKEYLGKITVKGEPIPTLWQVLELVAGRATINIELKGVNTVAPLLELYPKAIAELGFSAEQLLISSFNHPYLQHVKQALPQVLVAPLLASIPLDGAAVVSELAAYSLHLDVSFISKALVDDAHQRGAKVYVYTVDHCDDIHALKQIGVDGIFSNYPDRAMQALLQPTNTDYCGYFE, encoded by the coding sequence ATGCTTATTTTTGCTCACCGTGGTGCCAGCGGTTATGTGGCGGAAAATACCTTAGCCGCCATGGCCAAAGCCATCGAGTTAGGTGCCACAGCCATTGAGCTGGATGTGCATAATGTCGAAGGGGAGTTAGTGGTATTTCACGACCGCAGACTCGACAGTAAGAGCTCGGGCCAAGGTATCATCCACTTAGTCAACAAAGAGTATTTGGGCAAGATCACTGTCAAAGGTGAACCGATTCCCACACTCTGGCAAGTGCTCGAACTGGTTGCTGGCCGCGCCACAATCAACATCGAACTTAAAGGGGTGAATACGGTAGCGCCGCTACTCGAGCTTTATCCTAAGGCGATTGCCGAGCTGGGATTCAGCGCGGAGCAATTGCTGATCTCATCCTTTAATCATCCCTATTTACAGCACGTCAAACAGGCGTTGCCACAGGTATTAGTGGCGCCCTTACTTGCCAGTATTCCCCTCGATGGTGCGGCGGTGGTGAGCGAGTTGGCAGCCTACTCCCTGCATTTAGACGTGAGTTTTATCAGCAAGGCCCTAGTGGATGACGCCCACCAGAGGGGCGCTAAGGTGTATGTTTACACTGTCGATCATTGTGATGATATCCATGCCCTTAAGCAGATAGGGGTCGATGGTATCTTTAGCAATTACCCCGACCGTGCCATGCAGGCGCTGTTACAACCCACCAATACGGATTATTGCGGCTACTTCGAATAA
- a CDS encoding mechanosensitive ion channel domain-containing protein, with translation MPRILLFVIAFFSFSLHANSPLQLDKRLGLNNQNQQQNISIDDQIVELKNNIDRLAANASSFQQAQLDFEENKKVIDHGLKEAAKPLKLDKATDLNQQASMAYLRLSELKESETALGNQVSELLQRHNQLPSVIANARQNVLQNKKTDLAPLDTPTGELQQTQRIFFEQSLATNEAELASSQKRIELTQLQLQLVRQQLSQQEAFIETINKAMNKQRQQQTDATLAKNLVDTAKVVDPVTRNIADTNQIYGQKLQTLTLQINNVVEQQEQAELQYQSQAKQLANIQEQITWVKMNSAFGERFLQMLQSLPKPPNHEKLQTLIADARLDRYHLEQQQALNEQELEQTNLYNEGQIKLLRSQQALLTQLMQSYDQYLSELGKLKVNYQQLSQQHLTLKNTLNEHLFWVPNAASMNKLWLTDVQRSALWLIQEAQWGQLGKAWQEQNDYWSWWIILLVLCLVIQDLIRPKFKRLLTHYVTYVGNVTQDKFIYTFKSLVLSLGYALIKPLPIVAAGWIFYQSERNFVQAVGMGILAIGLVYLLYRLIFILALDKGVLVGHFKRPSKLIQAGQLRLKHFVFVASPLLGIMGFTEVLDASLIRNSIGRGAFICFCVVLFLLYKDILVLSRQNSDTQKDGKNKRLLQKMLWALLISVPLLSAGLAFRGYYFTAFQMLLQLQLSIVLGLSFLLLYQLIKRWMLIERRRIAFDRAKAKRAERLAQREKGETHHVSSDGLDTYEEPVVDLETISSQSLGLVRSLLLLAFLASLIGLWTQTHTALFSFLDGITLWTTNTSVNGVEQQLPITMKSLLLGLVIVGFSLMIATNLPGLLELMILQRLDLTPGTGFAITTVSRYLVVFLGLLIGFSNLGMEWSKLQWLIAALSLGLGFGLQEIFANFISGLIILFEKPVRIGDTVTIRDLTGTVSKIQIRATTIIDWDRKEIIIPNKAFITEQLINWSLSDPITRVIVHVSVARDSDPAKVEATLYQAVQECEDALPNPEPEVWFAGFGKHTQDYEVRAYAKEMSARWPLRHDLHKRITRKLKENNLELAYPQMEIHLKNGQNRDQVGIIRS, from the coding sequence ATGCCACGTATTTTATTGTTCGTTATTGCTTTTTTCTCTTTTTCTCTCCATGCCAATTCGCCACTGCAATTGGATAAGCGCCTTGGCCTAAACAACCAAAATCAGCAACAAAATATTAGCATTGACGATCAAATTGTTGAGCTTAAAAACAACATTGATAGATTGGCAGCGAATGCCAGCAGTTTTCAGCAGGCTCAGCTCGATTTTGAAGAAAACAAAAAGGTCATCGACCACGGCTTAAAAGAAGCCGCTAAGCCCTTAAAACTCGATAAAGCCACAGATCTCAACCAGCAAGCCTCGATGGCTTATTTACGACTGTCGGAATTAAAAGAGAGCGAAACGGCTCTAGGCAATCAAGTCAGCGAACTGTTGCAACGCCACAATCAGCTGCCCTCCGTCATCGCCAACGCAAGACAGAATGTGCTGCAAAATAAGAAAACCGACTTGGCCCCACTGGATACGCCAACGGGCGAGTTACAGCAAACACAGCGGATTTTCTTCGAGCAAAGCCTCGCCACTAACGAGGCCGAGCTGGCCAGCAGCCAAAAGCGTATCGAACTCACTCAGTTGCAGTTACAGTTGGTTCGCCAGCAATTGAGCCAACAGGAAGCCTTTATTGAAACCATCAATAAGGCGATGAATAAACAGCGTCAACAACAAACCGATGCAACCCTGGCGAAGAATTTAGTGGATACCGCCAAGGTCGTGGATCCTGTGACCCGCAATATTGCCGACACAAACCAGATCTACGGCCAAAAACTCCAAACCTTAACCTTGCAAATCAACAATGTGGTTGAACAGCAAGAGCAGGCCGAACTGCAATATCAATCCCAAGCCAAACAGCTAGCGAATATCCAAGAGCAAATCACTTGGGTCAAAATGAATTCCGCCTTTGGCGAGCGTTTTTTGCAGATGTTGCAATCTCTGCCTAAGCCGCCAAACCATGAGAAGCTGCAAACTCTAATCGCCGATGCTCGCCTCGATAGGTATCACCTCGAGCAACAACAGGCACTCAACGAACAAGAGCTAGAGCAAACCAACCTCTACAACGAGGGACAAATTAAGCTACTGCGCTCACAACAAGCGCTGCTGACGCAGCTGATGCAGAGTTATGACCAATATTTAAGTGAGCTTGGCAAACTCAAAGTCAATTATCAGCAACTTAGCCAGCAACACCTGACCTTAAAAAACACCCTCAACGAGCACTTGTTTTGGGTACCCAACGCCGCGAGCATGAACAAACTCTGGCTCACCGATGTGCAGCGCAGCGCCCTGTGGCTCATCCAAGAGGCGCAGTGGGGACAATTAGGCAAAGCCTGGCAGGAGCAAAATGACTATTGGTCTTGGTGGATCATTCTGTTAGTGCTTTGCTTGGTCATCCAAGATTTAATCCGTCCTAAGTTCAAACGCTTACTCACCCACTATGTCACCTACGTGGGTAATGTAACGCAGGATAAATTTATCTACACCTTTAAATCCTTAGTCCTGAGCCTTGGTTATGCCCTGATCAAACCGCTACCCATAGTGGCGGCGGGATGGATTTTCTATCAATCCGAACGTAACTTTGTGCAAGCCGTCGGCATGGGGATTTTAGCGATAGGATTGGTTTACCTCTTGTATCGTTTGATATTTATCCTCGCCCTCGACAAAGGGGTCTTGGTTGGCCATTTCAAACGCCCCTCGAAACTTATCCAAGCAGGCCAGCTCAGACTCAAACACTTTGTGTTTGTCGCCAGCCCCCTGCTCGGCATTATGGGCTTTACCGAAGTCCTCGACGCATCTCTAATCCGCAATAGCATTGGCCGCGGTGCATTTATCTGTTTTTGCGTAGTTTTATTCTTGTTATACAAGGATATCTTGGTGCTAAGCCGCCAAAATAGCGACACTCAAAAGGATGGCAAAAACAAACGACTGCTGCAAAAAATGCTCTGGGCGCTATTGATCTCTGTGCCTCTGCTCAGTGCCGGACTCGCCTTCAGGGGCTACTATTTCACCGCCTTCCAAATGCTGTTGCAGTTACAGCTGTCCATCGTATTGGGATTAAGTTTCTTACTGCTTTATCAATTAATTAAGCGTTGGATGTTGATCGAGCGCCGCCGTATTGCCTTCGATCGCGCCAAGGCCAAACGGGCCGAACGGTTAGCACAGCGGGAAAAGGGCGAGACTCACCATGTTTCTAGCGATGGTCTAGATACCTACGAAGAGCCCGTCGTCGACCTCGAAACCATTTCGAGTCAGTCACTCGGGTTAGTGCGCTCCCTATTGCTATTGGCGTTTTTAGCAAGCTTGATTGGCCTGTGGACGCAAACTCATACGGCGCTATTTTCCTTCTTGGATGGCATCACCCTCTGGACGACAAATACCAGCGTCAACGGTGTCGAGCAGCAGCTGCCCATCACAATGAAATCGCTGTTATTGGGCTTAGTCATCGTTGGCTTCTCACTGATGATTGCGACCAATTTACCCGGTCTGCTCGAGCTGATGATCCTACAACGGCTCGACCTGACACCCGGTACAGGCTTTGCCATCACCACGGTAAGCCGTTATTTAGTGGTGTTTTTAGGCCTGCTGATTGGTTTTTCGAATCTCGGGATGGAATGGTCAAAACTGCAGTGGTTGATTGCCGCCTTGTCACTGGGTCTAGGTTTTGGTTTGCAGGAGATTTTTGCCAACTTTATTTCGGGCCTGATTATCCTATTCGAAAAACCAGTGCGGATTGGCGATACGGTGACGATCCGCGATCTGACGGGGACTGTGAGTAAAATCCAGATCCGCGCCACCACCATTATCGACTGGGACAGAAAGGAAATTATCATTCCTAACAAGGCCTTTATTACCGAGCAATTGATTAACTGGTCACTATCAGACCCCATCACGCGGGTGATAGTGCATGTGTCGGTTGCCCGCGACTCCGATCCGGCCAAAGTCGAGGCCACCCTGTATCAAGCGGTGCAGGAATGCGAAGATGCGCTACCGAATCCAGAGCCAGAAGTCTGGTTTGCAGGCTTTGGCAAACATACCCAAGATTACGAAGTTCGTGCCTATGCAAAAGAGATGTCGGCCCGTTGGCCGCTACGCCACGATCTGCATAAACGCATCACCCGTAAGCTTAAAGAAAACAACTTAGAACTCGCCTATCCGCAAATGGAAATCCATCTTAAAAATGGCCAGAATCGCGATCAGGTCGGCATTATCCGCAGTTAA
- a CDS encoding DUF3392 domain-containing protein: protein MFDQLVAIIGHLGNMLRPWSFDIATAMVVCLILVFSADVNRILRRHLLGHSFILRTFVFIIVNAFGYGLLIVKATPWVARQIVAMPSHWMFLLIVAMFIFIGYWAQRNSQA from the coding sequence ATGTTTGATCAGTTAGTCGCCATTATTGGCCATTTAGGAAATATGCTTCGCCCTTGGTCCTTCGATATCGCCACGGCCATGGTCGTGTGTTTGATTTTAGTGTTTTCAGCCGATGTGAATCGTATCCTCAGGCGGCATTTACTTGGCCATTCGTTTATCCTGCGAACCTTTGTTTTTATTATTGTGAATGCCTTTGGCTATGGGTTGCTTATCGTTAAAGCTACGCCTTGGGTGGCAAGGCAAATTGTTGCCATGCCATCCCATTGGATGTTCTTGCTGATCGTCGCCATGTTCATTTTTATCGGTTATTGGGCGCAGCGAAATAGCCAAGCCTAA